A portion of the Mesobacillus boroniphilus genome contains these proteins:
- a CDS encoding cache domain-containing sensor histidine kinase, with product MDFQKKFKETANWLDQLSLQQKLIALYIIIIIIPIIIFISIYSSNVYDRAINEIRIKSENALEIEKIHIKNNIESMRRTAQMVVSDMEFIDFVKSRNEANIDQLIDFRMNELSNVTRLQANNPAIENIRLYTTNPYITEMWPILFKEERIFEKPWREEVINRNGMEVWWFDQQTEDVLERLPSQNTAKISLLRELDYPKDEHLGIIEINMFLKNFFPKMFGTMQDPDSVYVVIDKDNNIIRNYHHTFLEDEGIDTEDLKLKFNRSKHEGTGSFQFKNKETPYLVITAYIDDLDAYLLNIISLESLYAETAKTRNVIFSGIIFLVIVLSFVTYVLILLLLKKMYKLKDSMKRVEQGDFSVDVEIDGQDEISELAFHFKSLLGKMNGLIADAVNKQATAKETELKALKTQIDSHFLYNTLENIKMMAEIEGEYAISDAVTALGEMMRYNLKWKNDFVVLDEELNYIKNYVDIMNLRLDGQLTLNIDVPNELRDQEVLKMSLQPIIENAIKHGIIPNHQKSKGLLQVFARCSDDYVIIEIQDNGVGMTAEECEFLNESIQAGQENHSLGSKGGNGIGIHNVNERIQLYYGTEYGVFVTSVKGEFTMVTVKMPCKIMKGGSQSV from the coding sequence ATGGATTTTCAAAAAAAGTTTAAAGAGACTGCGAATTGGCTGGATCAACTTTCCCTGCAGCAAAAACTGATTGCCTTATATATTATCATTATCATTATTCCTATTATCATATTCATTTCTATATACTCAAGCAACGTGTATGACAGGGCAATCAACGAAATCAGAATCAAAAGTGAAAATGCTCTGGAAATCGAGAAAATCCATATAAAAAACAATATTGAATCGATGAGGCGGACGGCCCAAATGGTCGTTTCGGACATGGAATTTATAGACTTTGTTAAAAGCAGGAACGAAGCAAACATTGATCAGTTAATTGATTTCAGAATGAATGAGCTGTCGAATGTAACCAGGCTGCAGGCTAATAACCCGGCGATTGAAAATATCCGTCTGTATACTACCAATCCTTATATAACAGAAATGTGGCCGATTCTCTTTAAAGAGGAACGGATTTTTGAAAAGCCGTGGCGGGAAGAGGTTATAAACAGAAATGGAATGGAGGTCTGGTGGTTTGACCAGCAGACAGAGGATGTCCTTGAAAGACTGCCATCGCAAAACACTGCGAAAATTTCATTGTTACGGGAGCTAGATTATCCAAAGGATGAACATTTGGGCATCATTGAAATCAATATGTTCCTTAAAAACTTTTTCCCAAAGATGTTCGGTACAATGCAGGATCCTGATTCGGTCTATGTGGTCATTGATAAGGATAACAACATAATCAGGAATTACCATCACACCTTTTTAGAAGACGAGGGAATTGACACTGAAGATCTCAAACTTAAGTTCAACAGATCAAAACACGAAGGCACTGGAAGTTTTCAATTTAAAAACAAAGAAACTCCATATCTTGTCATCACTGCCTACATTGATGATTTGGATGCATACCTGCTGAATATTATCTCGCTTGAAAGCCTGTATGCCGAGACGGCAAAGACGAGGAATGTTATTTTTAGCGGAATTATTTTTCTGGTCATTGTTCTTTCTTTTGTTACCTATGTTTTGATTTTATTGCTTCTGAAAAAAATGTACAAACTGAAGGATTCAATGAAGCGAGTAGAACAAGGGGATTTTTCCGTTGATGTAGAGATTGACGGACAAGATGAGATTTCGGAGCTTGCATTTCATTTTAAAAGTCTCCTTGGTAAAATGAATGGATTGATAGCCGACGCCGTAAACAAACAGGCAACTGCAAAAGAAACAGAACTAAAAGCCTTGAAAACTCAAATTGATTCACATTTTCTGTATAACACACTGGAAAACATCAAGATGATGGCAGAAATAGAAGGGGAGTACGCCATTTCTGATGCAGTGACAGCCCTTGGTGAAATGATGCGATATAATCTTAAATGGAAAAATGACTTTGTGGTTCTTGATGAAGAGCTGAACTATATTAAAAATTATGTAGATATCATGAATCTGCGTTTAGATGGGCAGCTGACTTTAAATATTGATGTCCCAAATGAACTGCGAGACCAGGAAGTGCTAAAAATGTCGCTGCAGCCGATCATTGAGAATGCCATCAAACATGGAATTATACCGAACCACCAGAAAAGCAAAGGACTCCTTCAGGTGTTTGCAAGGTGTTCTGATGATTATGTCATCATTGAGATACAAGATAATGGTGTGGGGATGACAGCTGAAGAGTGTGAATTCCTAAACGAATCAATCCAGGCAGGACAGGAAAATCACAGTCTTGGTTCTAAAGGTGGAAATGGCATTGGAATCCACAATGTGAATGAGAGAATCCAGCTCTATTATGGGACTGAGTATGGAGTGTTTGTAACAAGTGTCAAAGGCGAATTCACGATGGTGACGGTAAAAATGCCTTGTAAAATTATGAAAGGGGGCAGCCAAAGTGTATAA
- a CDS encoding response regulator, which translates to MYKVLIADDEKNIRLGIQAMIRREYPDFTTFIASDGQEALEIIIENEPDIVITDIKMPRMDGIQLIKELQQKEIKASIVILSGYDDFTYAKEAIKHKVRDYLLKPVNRSELFKTLNLITEELEDSQKMTYQHMDEYRASQLNYILLNPNIQKEVVEDLYKKMKIDTYPDGYFVGIIETEGKIEEEHLLDKINQLLLSSNGCIPFLDKDRRVTIISADIENFSMLKEQLGRDRHFVFSIGISEKEQDIRELKKTYEQAATALKYHFLYPRRQVILYENVKEKPDVASLPVELINKISNMLGTEREKEIKTNLRQVMDFDLIAHSSINYLENLNMAINETIFKGFFKRLGEESLATFELLNKIDNIYNFDNFHEYFHALEDLLMRIHEYNKQMKSVYSEQKYMDRAIAYIRENYHKDLNLAVVANYISLNYSYFSHMFKEYIGQNFVDYLKMVRVENAKQLLKETDFKILEISEMVGYKNPKQFARVFREVEGISPKEYREMKG; encoded by the coding sequence GTGTATAAAGTCCTTATAGCTGATGATGAGAAAAATATTCGATTGGGCATACAGGCCATGATCAGACGTGAATATCCTGATTTTACAACCTTTATTGCTTCTGATGGCCAGGAAGCCCTTGAAATCATAATTGAAAATGAGCCAGATATTGTTATCACTGATATCAAAATGCCAAGGATGGATGGCATTCAGTTGATCAAGGAACTTCAGCAAAAAGAAATAAAAGCATCGATTGTGATTCTCAGTGGATATGATGATTTCACATATGCCAAGGAAGCGATCAAGCATAAGGTACGGGATTATTTATTGAAGCCTGTCAACCGGTCAGAGTTATTCAAAACCTTGAACTTGATCACAGAGGAACTGGAAGATAGCCAGAAAATGACCTACCAGCACATGGATGAATATCGTGCCAGTCAATTGAATTACATTTTGCTCAATCCCAATATACAAAAAGAAGTGGTCGAAGATCTTTATAAGAAAATGAAAATTGATACTTATCCGGATGGATACTTTGTAGGAATTATTGAGACGGAGGGGAAAATAGAAGAAGAGCATTTGCTTGATAAGATTAATCAGCTCCTGCTTTCAAGCAACGGCTGCATTCCATTTCTTGATAAAGACAGGCGAGTCACAATCATATCTGCAGACATCGAGAATTTTTCCATGTTGAAGGAGCAGCTTGGCCGGGACAGGCATTTTGTCTTCTCCATCGGTATCAGTGAAAAAGAACAAGACATCAGGGAACTGAAAAAAACCTATGAGCAGGCAGCGACTGCCCTTAAGTATCATTTCCTTTACCCGCGCAGGCAGGTCATTTTATATGAAAATGTTAAGGAGAAGCCAGATGTCGCTTCTCTCCCAGTAGAATTGATCAATAAGATCTCCAATATGCTTGGAACAGAAAGGGAAAAAGAAATTAAAACAAACCTGAGACAGGTAATGGACTTCGATTTGATCGCCCACAGCAGCATCAACTATCTAGAAAACCTTAACATGGCAATCAATGAAACAATTTTCAAAGGCTTTTTTAAGCGCCTGGGAGAAGAATCCCTTGCTACATTCGAGCTTTTGAACAAAATAGATAATATATATAATTTTGATAACTTCCACGAATATTTCCATGCCCTTGAAGATCTGCTGATGAGAATCCACGAATATAACAAGCAGATGAAGTCCGTATATTCAGAGCAAAAATATATGGACCGGGCCATCGCGTATATTAGGGAAAATTATCATAAGGACTTGAATTTAGCCGTTGTCGCCAATTACATTTCATTGAATTACTCCTATTTCAGCCATATGTTCAAGGAGTATATTGGCCAAAACTTTGTTGATTATCTAAAAATGGTCAGGGTGGAAAATGCAAAGCAGCTGCTGAAAGAGACGGATTTTAAAATACTGGAAATCAGTGAGATGGTAGGTTACAAAAATCCAAAGCAATTTGCCCGGGTTTTCCGGGAAGTCGAGGGAATCTCTCCAAAAGAATATCGGGAAATGAAAGGATGA
- a CDS encoding glycoside hydrolase family 16 protein, protein MEPVNKDKINKEMMTLSKTEAEWKLIWEENFSLPDIDESKWNFVVAGNGFGNEESQYYTRRKENARIENSMLVLEARVEEYKGLDYTSAKITTKGKAAWTYGRFSIRAKLPEGQGIWPAIWMMPEDMEQYTGWPACGEIDIMELIGHQAGTVYGTLHYGMPHTYTGENYKLPQGKKFFEDFHVFTLDWEPGEFRWYVDDVLYARQTEWFSKASESEEQQPGFAPFDREFYLQLNLAVGGKWPGYPDETTQFPQRMTVDYIKVYKREDQ, encoded by the coding sequence GTGGAGCCAGTAAATAAGGACAAAATAAACAAAGAAATGATGACGCTTTCAAAAACGGAAGCAGAGTGGAAATTAATTTGGGAAGAGAATTTTAGTCTTCCTGACATAGATGAAAGTAAATGGAATTTTGTTGTGGCCGGTAACGGGTTTGGGAATGAAGAATCCCAGTACTACACAAGAAGGAAAGAGAACGCGCGAATTGAAAATAGCATGCTCGTTCTTGAGGCCAGGGTTGAAGAGTATAAAGGACTGGATTATACATCCGCAAAAATAACGACTAAAGGTAAGGCAGCCTGGACGTACGGACGATTTTCGATTAGGGCGAAATTGCCGGAAGGACAGGGAATCTGGCCAGCAATCTGGATGATGCCAGAGGATATGGAACAGTACACAGGATGGCCTGCCTGCGGGGAGATTGACATTATGGAGCTGATCGGCCATCAAGCTGGTACGGTTTATGGAACGCTTCATTATGGAATGCCACACACATATACAGGAGAAAACTATAAGCTGCCTCAAGGTAAAAAATTCTTTGAGGATTTTCATGTCTTCACCCTTGATTGGGAACCAGGAGAATTCAGATGGTATGTAGACGATGTCCTGTATGCAAGGCAGACTGAATGGTTCAGCAAGGCTTCGGAATCAGAGGAGCAGCAACCTGGTTTTGCGCCGTTTGACCGTGAGTTTTACCTCCAGCTGAATCTTGCAGTTGGGGGAAAATGGCCTGGATATCCTGATGAAACAACTCAGTTTCCTCAGCGGATGACAGTTGATTACATCAAAGTTTACAAGAGAGAAGACCAATAA